From one Rubrobacter xylanophilus genomic stretch:
- a CDS encoding Gfo/Idh/MocA family protein, whose product MKKEIGVAVIGLGWMGQVHGRAYLRLFHHYPESPLRPRLVVAADAVEERARETAELLGFEGWTTDWREAVEHPEVEAVSIATPNYLHREIAVAAARAGKHIWLEKPCGRVPAEVYEIARAVEEARVRSTIGLMYRHVPVVEYAKELIASGALGEITHYRGYFLADYAADPNGALTWRYKLKGAGLGVLGDIMPHTVDLAQNLLGPIESVSAQKEIFIKERPEVPEGMGTGHFVVEGGEMGAVENEDYVSCLVRFASGARGTIENSRVCVGPHVRNAFEVNGTEGALSWDFQRLNELELYRFDGNGERGYKTVYASPKMGDFGRFQPGAGISMGYDDLKVTEAYTFLTSIAEERDLAPGMREIVAAMRVVEAMDRSCESGGWETVGQGVPSERRTGA is encoded by the coding sequence ATGAAAAAAGAGATCGGCGTAGCGGTAATCGGTTTGGGGTGGATGGGACAGGTGCACGGCCGGGCCTACCTGCGGCTCTTCCACCACTACCCGGAGTCTCCGCTCAGGCCGCGGCTGGTGGTGGCGGCGGATGCTGTCGAGGAGCGGGCCCGCGAGACGGCGGAGCTGCTCGGGTTCGAGGGGTGGACCACCGACTGGCGGGAGGCCGTCGAGCACCCGGAGGTCGAGGCGGTGAGCATCGCCACGCCCAACTATCTGCACCGGGAGATAGCCGTCGCGGCGGCGCGGGCGGGCAAGCACATCTGGCTCGAGAAGCCCTGCGGCCGGGTGCCCGCCGAGGTCTACGAGATCGCGCGGGCCGTGGAGGAGGCGAGGGTCAGGAGCACCATCGGGCTGATGTACCGCCACGTGCCGGTGGTGGAGTACGCGAAGGAGCTCATCGCCTCGGGGGCGCTCGGGGAGATCACGCACTACCGCGGATACTTCCTCGCGGACTACGCCGCCGACCCGAACGGCGCCCTCACCTGGCGCTACAAGCTAAAGGGCGCCGGCCTCGGGGTGCTCGGGGACATCATGCCCCACACGGTGGACCTGGCGCAGAACCTGCTCGGGCCCATAGAGAGCGTCTCTGCGCAGAAGGAGATCTTCATAAAAGAGCGCCCGGAGGTGCCGGAGGGGATGGGGACGGGCCACTTCGTCGTTGAGGGCGGCGAGATGGGCGCCGTCGAGAACGAGGACTACGTGAGCTGCCTGGTGCGCTTCGCGAGCGGGGCGCGCGGGACCATCGAGAACAGCCGCGTCTGCGTCGGGCCGCACGTCAGGAACGCCTTCGAGGTCAACGGCACCGAAGGCGCCCTCTCCTGGGACTTCCAGCGCCTCAACGAGCTCGAGCTCTACCGCTTCGACGGGAACGGAGAGAGGGGCTACAAGACCGTCTACGCCTCACCGAAGATGGGGGACTTCGGGCGCTTCCAGCCGGGGGCGGGGATCTCCATGGGCTACGACGACCTGAAGGTCACCGAAGCCTACACCTTCCTCACCTCCATCGCCGAGGAGAGGGATCTCGCACCCGGGATGCGCGAGATCGTCGCGGCGATGCGCGTCGTCGAGGCGATGGACCGCTCCTGCGAGTCCGGGGGGTGGGAGACGGTCGGGCAGGGCGTCCCCTCCGAGCGGAGGACCGGAGCATGA
- a CDS encoding GntR family transcriptional regulator → MADDILRVLSGINLDPSSPVPLYHQAARALERAIEEGDLPRGSKLPNELDLAGELGISRPTMRQAIKQLVDKGLLVRRRGIGTIVAPRPVRRAVALTSLYDDLKAAGREPATRVLSLEEVGCPPEVAEHLGVGPGEPVVQLERLRLADAAPIALMLNFIPGGLMQLRAEDLERAGLYELFRRAGIAPHVATQRIGARKADAGEAELLEIEPGDPVLTMNRVAYDTAGRAIEYGWHRYPAESYWFEMMLVEF, encoded by the coding sequence ATGGCCGACGACATACTCAGGGTTCTCTCGGGGATAAACCTCGATCCCTCCAGTCCGGTACCGCTCTATCACCAGGCGGCGCGGGCGCTGGAGCGGGCGATCGAGGAGGGGGATCTACCGCGGGGGAGCAAGCTGCCGAACGAGTTGGATCTCGCGGGGGAGCTCGGCATAAGCCGGCCCACGATGCGGCAGGCGATAAAGCAGCTGGTGGACAAGGGGCTTCTGGTGAGACGGCGGGGCATCGGGACCATCGTGGCCCCGCGGCCGGTGCGGCGGGCGGTGGCGCTCACCAGCCTCTACGACGACCTCAAGGCCGCGGGCAGGGAGCCGGCGACGCGGGTTTTGTCGCTGGAGGAGGTGGGGTGTCCGCCGGAGGTCGCCGAGCATCTCGGCGTCGGTCCCGGGGAGCCCGTCGTGCAGCTCGAGCGGCTGCGGCTTGCGGATGCCGCCCCTATAGCGCTCATGCTCAACTTCATACCGGGTGGGCTCATGCAGCTGCGGGCGGAGGATCTCGAGCGCGCCGGTTTGTACGAGCTCTTCCGCCGGGCGGGGATAGCACCGCACGTGGCCACCCAGCGGATAGGGGCGCGGAAGGCCGACGCCGGGGAGGCGGAGCTGCTCGAGATAGAGCCCGGCGACCCGGTGCTGACGATGAACCGCGTCGCCTACGACACCGCGGGGCGGGCCATAGAGTACGGCTGGCACCGCTACCCGGCCGAGTCCTACTGGTTCGAGATGATGCTGGTGGAGTTCTAG
- the nagB gene encoding glucosamine-6-phosphate deaminase — protein MKVRVLHDYEALSLAAAGEVAAAVRERPDAVLLLPTGSTPLGMYRRLVEMHRRSGLSFSRTTFFNLDEYLGLPPDHPASYRTYMLKNLYSLIDADPDRIHFPDGTAPDPEAACERYETAIREAGGADLCVLGIGRNGHIGFNEPGAPFDSRTRVVRLAESTRRVNASDFPSGRVPERAITAGMATIFESRRILLLASGADKARAVAAAVEGPVSETVPASILQRHPDATLLLDQEAASGLASPVA, from the coding sequence TTGAAGGTCCGCGTCCTCCACGACTACGAGGCTCTGAGCCTCGCCGCCGCCGGGGAGGTCGCGGCCGCGGTGCGCGAGAGGCCCGACGCCGTCCTGCTGCTCCCCACGGGGAGCACCCCCCTCGGGATGTACCGGCGCCTGGTGGAGATGCACCGCAGGTCCGGGCTCTCCTTCTCCCGCACCACCTTCTTCAACCTCGACGAGTACCTCGGGCTCCCCCCGGACCACCCCGCCTCCTACCGCACCTACATGTTGAAAAATCTCTACTCGCTCATAGACGCCGACCCCGACCGGATACACTTCCCCGACGGCACCGCACCCGACCCCGAGGCCGCCTGCGAACGCTACGAGACCGCCATCCGCGAGGCCGGCGGAGCGGACCTCTGCGTCCTCGGCATCGGACGCAACGGGCACATCGGCTTCAACGAGCCCGGAGCCCCCTTCGATTCCCGTACCCGCGTCGTCCGGCTCGCCGAGTCCACGAGAAGGGTGAACGCCTCCGACTTCCCCAGCGGCCGCGTCCCGGAGCGCGCGATCACGGCCGGCATGGCCACCATCTTCGAGTCCCGCCGCATCCTTCTCCTCGCCTCCGGCGCCGACAAAGCCCGCGCCGTCGCCGCCGCCGTCGAAGGCCCCGTCTCCGAAACCGTGCCCGCCTCCATCCTCCAGCGCCACCCCGACGCAACCCTCCTCCTCGACCAGGAGGCCGCATCGGGGCTCGCCAGCCCCGTCGCCTGA
- a CDS encoding PTS sugar transporter subunit IIA → MQILSPISGEAVPLSEVPDEVFAEGMAGQGAAVVPDSGGVAVAPVSGTLVKLFEGGHAFGIETDGGVELIVHLGLDTIELRGDGFERLATEGERVEAGQPVVRFDLERIRSSGYDPITPVVVTNPEEHPVSGLRTGPVRAGEPLFETRP, encoded by the coding sequence GTGCAGATCCTCTCCCCAATCTCCGGCGAAGCGGTCCCGCTCTCCGAGGTCCCCGACGAGGTCTTCGCCGAAGGAATGGCCGGACAGGGGGCCGCCGTCGTCCCGGATTCCGGTGGCGTGGCGGTCGCCCCGGTCTCCGGTACCCTGGTGAAGCTCTTCGAGGGCGGACACGCCTTCGGCATCGAGACCGACGGCGGGGTGGAGCTGATCGTCCACCTGGGCCTGGACACGATAGAGCTGCGGGGCGACGGCTTCGAGCGGCTCGCCACCGAGGGAGAGAGGGTGGAGGCGGGACAGCCGGTGGTGCGCTTCGATCTGGAGAGGATCCGCTCCTCGGGCTACGACCCCATAACCCCCGTGGTGGTCACCAACCCGGAGGAACACCCGGTGAGCGGCCTGCGCACCGGACCGGTGCGGGCGGGGGAGCCGCTCTTCGAGACCCGACCTTGA
- a CDS encoding PTS transporter subunit EIIC: MGTTAVGGFGWERVLGALQSLGRSLMLPIAVLPAAALLLRLGQQDLLDLPWMAAAGQAVFDNLSMIFAVGIAFGLAGGDGAAALAGLVGFLVFDGVFEAVIPQVDGEPDPNINMGVLSGIIAGLVAAGLYRRFHDIRLPDYLAFFGGRRFVPIVTALAALVLGAVFGLVWPPVQEVVNAAGQAIVGLGAVGTGIYGFLNRLLIPVGLHHVLNTYVWFQLGTYQGPDGPVHGDLTRYFAGDPTAGFFMSGFFLVMMFGLPGACLAMIVHARYRKVAVGILGSAAFASFLTGITEPIEFAFLFVAPLLYLVHAVLTGLALAIATLMNIKIGFGFSAGAIDYFLNFTKENTTGEGWIWVLGAAYFVVYYLVFSFFIKRFDLATPGRGEAATGLSADWILPESQRGPRPKPEKPTPAGEDQEDVLARNVVEALGGRGNIESCEGCITRLRLFVGEPDRIDEARLRELGASGVVKRGKVVQVVMGTQSDRIAERINRLRRG, encoded by the coding sequence ATGGGCACGACGGCTGTGGGGGGATTCGGCTGGGAGCGGGTTCTGGGGGCTCTACAGAGCCTTGGGCGTTCGCTGATGCTTCCGATCGCGGTGCTTCCGGCGGCGGCGCTTTTGCTGAGGCTGGGGCAGCAGGATCTGTTGGATCTTCCCTGGATGGCGGCCGCCGGGCAGGCCGTCTTCGACAACCTCTCCATGATCTTCGCCGTCGGCATAGCCTTCGGGCTGGCGGGGGGAGACGGGGCGGCGGCGCTCGCCGGACTGGTCGGGTTTCTGGTGTTCGACGGGGTGTTCGAGGCTGTCATCCCGCAGGTGGACGGCGAGCCGGACCCGAACATAAACATGGGCGTCCTCTCCGGCATCATCGCCGGGCTCGTGGCGGCGGGCCTCTACAGGAGGTTCCACGACATACGCCTGCCGGACTATCTGGCCTTCTTCGGCGGGCGGCGCTTCGTGCCCATCGTTACCGCGCTCGCCGCGCTGGTGCTCGGCGCGGTCTTCGGGCTCGTCTGGCCTCCGGTTCAGGAGGTCGTGAACGCCGCCGGTCAGGCGATAGTCGGGCTCGGCGCGGTTGGGACCGGGATCTACGGCTTCCTCAACCGGCTCCTCATCCCGGTGGGGCTGCACCACGTCCTGAACACCTACGTCTGGTTCCAGCTCGGAACCTACCAGGGGCCGGACGGACCGGTGCACGGGGACCTCACCCGGTACTTTGCGGGGGACCCCACCGCCGGGTTCTTCATGTCGGGGTTCTTCCTGGTCATGATGTTCGGGCTTCCGGGGGCCTGCCTCGCCATGATCGTGCACGCCCGCTACCGCAAGGTGGCCGTAGGTATACTCGGCTCGGCCGCCTTCGCCTCCTTCCTCACCGGCATCACCGAGCCCATAGAGTTCGCCTTCCTCTTCGTCGCCCCGCTGCTCTACCTGGTGCACGCGGTGCTCACCGGGCTTGCGCTGGCCATCGCCACCCTGATGAACATCAAGATCGGTTTCGGGTTCTCCGCCGGGGCCATCGACTACTTCCTGAACTTCACCAAGGAGAACACCACCGGGGAAGGTTGGATCTGGGTGCTCGGCGCGGCCTACTTCGTCGTCTACTACCTGGTCTTCAGCTTCTTCATAAAGCGGTTCGACCTCGCCACCCCGGGGCGCGGGGAGGCCGCCACGGGGCTCTCGGCCGACTGGATCCTCCCGGAGAGCCAGCGCGGACCCCGACCCAAGCCGGAGAAGCCGACGCCCGCCGGGGAGGACCAGGAGGACGTCCTCGCCCGCAACGTCGTGGAGGCGCTCGGCGGCCGAGGGAACATAGAGAGCTGCGAGGGGTGCATAACCCGCCTCAGGCTCTTCGTCGGTGAGCCGGACCGCATCGACGAGGCGCGCCTGCGCGAGCTCGGGGCCTCGGGCGTCGTGAAGCGGGGTAAGGTGGTGCAGGTGGTCATGGGCACCCAGTCCGACCGCATCGCCGAGCGGATAAACCGTCTGAGAAGGGGCTAG
- the ptsP gene encoding phosphoenolpyruvate--protein phosphotransferase produces the protein MGGSVRLSGVAASEGIAVGPAYVYAPRGPEPEAGSIPGEAVEEEVSRFRRAVETVRERLLKTAAGLREAGSGEEAAIFEAHAELAADPELTAEVEQRVREEGESAASAVLAVGEEYAEAFVAMDDEYMAARADDVRDVSAQIAAELVGGSSSGLEGLERPSVILARNLLPSDTARLPRERVLGFVTAEGSRTSHVAIMARSFGIPAVVGVGDRLEEAFGASVVAVDGTGGYAVADPDPDTLEDLERRRKKAASEAALLEEYRHVEARTRDGIRIEVSANLGSPEEAEEALAWGAEGVGLFRTEFLFMEREELPSEEEQYIAYRRVAEIFGERPVIVRTLDVGGDKDLPGIDRPAEENPFLGWRGIRMSLDLPDLFRTQLRAVLRAAAHGNLKVMFPMVTGVEEVRAAKAHLEECRRELEEEGTSCGPLEVGVMVETPAAAILAAELAREVSFFSIGTNDLIQYTLAADRGNELLRHLYRADHPAVLELVRLTCEAAKKEGIWVGACGEAAGDPDMIPHLIRLGVTELSMSPPSIPRAKRVISRL, from the coding sequence ATGGGCGGCTCCGTGCGCCTCTCCGGCGTGGCGGCCTCCGAGGGGATAGCCGTGGGGCCCGCCTACGTGTACGCTCCCCGCGGCCCGGAGCCGGAGGCGGGGAGCATCCCCGGGGAGGCCGTGGAGGAGGAGGTCTCGCGTTTCCGGCGGGCCGTGGAGACCGTTCGGGAGCGTCTCCTCAAGACCGCCGCCGGGCTGCGGGAGGCGGGGAGTGGGGAGGAGGCGGCCATCTTCGAGGCGCACGCGGAGCTCGCTGCTGATCCGGAGCTCACCGCCGAGGTGGAGCAGCGGGTGCGCGAGGAGGGGGAGAGCGCTGCTTCCGCGGTGCTCGCCGTGGGCGAGGAGTACGCCGAGGCCTTTGTCGCCATGGACGACGAGTACATGGCGGCGCGGGCCGACGACGTGCGCGACGTGTCCGCCCAGATCGCCGCCGAGCTGGTCGGCGGCTCCTCCTCGGGGCTGGAGGGCCTCGAGCGCCCTTCGGTGATCCTGGCCCGCAACCTCCTGCCCTCGGACACCGCCCGGCTTCCCCGGGAGAGGGTCTTAGGCTTCGTGACCGCCGAAGGCTCGCGCACCTCCCACGTCGCGATAATGGCCCGCTCTTTCGGGATACCGGCGGTGGTGGGGGTTGGGGACCGGCTGGAGGAGGCTTTCGGGGCCTCCGTCGTGGCCGTGGACGGCACCGGGGGCTACGCCGTCGCCGACCCGGACCCGGACACGCTGGAGGACTTAGAGCGGCGGCGGAAGAAGGCGGCCTCCGAGGCCGCTCTGCTGGAGGAGTACCGTCACGTGGAGGCGCGCACGCGAGACGGGATTAGGATCGAGGTCTCCGCCAACCTGGGATCGCCGGAGGAGGCGGAGGAGGCGCTCGCCTGGGGAGCAGAGGGGGTGGGTCTCTTCCGGACGGAGTTTTTGTTCATGGAACGGGAGGAGCTGCCCTCCGAGGAGGAGCAGTACATTGCCTACCGGCGGGTTGCGGAGATTTTCGGGGAGAGGCCGGTGATCGTCCGCACCCTGGACGTCGGCGGGGACAAGGACCTGCCGGGCATCGACCGTCCTGCAGAAGAGAACCCGTTCCTGGGGTGGCGGGGGATAAGGATGTCTCTGGACTTGCCGGACCTCTTCAGGACCCAGCTGCGGGCTGTTCTGCGTGCGGCGGCCCACGGCAACCTGAAGGTGATGTTCCCGATGGTGACGGGGGTGGAGGAGGTCCGGGCGGCGAAGGCGCACCTGGAGGAGTGTCGCCGGGAACTCGAGGAGGAGGGAACTTCCTGCGGCCCGCTGGAGGTCGGGGTGATGGTGGAGACCCCCGCCGCCGCCATCCTCGCCGCGGAGCTCGCCCGCGAGGTCTCCTTCTTCTCCATCGGGACCAACGATCTCATCCAGTACACCCTGGCCGCCGACCGGGGCAACGAACTGCTGCGTCACCTCTACCGGGCCGACCATCCGGCCGTCCTGGAGCTCGTCCGGCTCACCTGCGAGGCCGCGAAGAAGGAGGGGATCTGGGTAGGAGCCTGCGGCGAGGCCGCCGGGGACCCCGACATGATCCCCCATCTCATCCGGCTCGGCGTCACCGAGCTCTCCATGAGCCCACCCTCCATACCGCGGGCCAAGAGGGTGATCTCCAGGCTCTGA
- a CDS encoding HPr family phosphocarrier protein, with amino-acid sequence MVEREVTVVPEAGLHARPAAKFVSTAKQFVSDIVVVKDGREANAKSPLKLMTLGAKKGDRVVIRAEGEDAEEAVEALVRVVTSEEV; translated from the coding sequence ATGGTCGAACGGGAGGTGACGGTGGTGCCCGAGGCGGGGCTTCACGCCAGGCCCGCCGCGAAGTTCGTGAGCACGGCCAAGCAGTTCGTCTCGGACATCGTGGTCGTAAAGGACGGCAGGGAGGCCAACGCCAAGAGCCCGCTGAAGCTGATGACGCTCGGGGCCAAGAAGGGCGACCGGGTGGTGATCCGGGCCGAGGGCGAGGATGCGGAGGAGGCCGTCGAGGCGCTGGTCAGGGTCGTGACCTCCGAGGAGGTCTAG
- a CDS encoding alpha/beta hydrolase codes for MSEARVMEGAEPFYAEGGRAGVLVSHGYTGSPQSMRPLAEGLAERGFTVALPRLRGHGTTPEEMAAATAADWVADIEGAASWLRERCETLFMAGLSMGGTLTLYMAGRHPEMFAGIVPINAAVFVNNPDLASLAFAEDAPAEVPGVGNDIKASGVTELAYPVVPVPTIKELFALMKAAEELLPRIVCPMLAVVSREDHVVPPANTEYIAGRVASAEREVLWLEDSYHVATLDNDADLILRRAAEFFERHAKAARGG; via the coding sequence ATGAGCGAGGCTCGGGTGATGGAGGGGGCGGAGCCGTTCTACGCCGAGGGAGGCAGGGCGGGCGTGCTGGTCTCACACGGCTACACGGGCTCGCCGCAGAGCATGCGCCCGCTGGCCGAGGGGCTCGCGGAGCGCGGCTTCACCGTGGCGCTCCCGCGCCTGAGGGGGCACGGGACCACGCCGGAGGAGATGGCGGCGGCCACGGCGGCGGACTGGGTCGCGGACATCGAGGGGGCCGCCTCCTGGCTGCGGGAGCGGTGCGAGACGCTGTTCATGGCCGGGCTCTCGATGGGCGGGACGCTCACGCTGTACATGGCCGGCCGGCACCCGGAGATGTTCGCGGGGATCGTGCCCATCAACGCGGCCGTCTTCGTGAACAACCCGGACCTGGCCTCCCTCGCCTTCGCGGAGGATGCGCCCGCCGAGGTCCCGGGCGTCGGCAACGACATCAAGGCTTCCGGCGTGACCGAGCTGGCTTACCCGGTGGTCCCGGTGCCGACGATAAAGGAGCTCTTCGCCCTGATGAAGGCCGCGGAGGAGCTCCTGCCCCGCATCGTGTGCCCGATGCTCGCGGTGGTCTCGCGCGAGGACCACGTCGTCCCGCCGGCGAACACGGAGTATATTGCGGGCCGCGTGGCGAGCGCCGAGAGGGAGGTGCTCTGGCTCGAGGACTCCTACCACGTCGCCACGCTGGACAACGACGCGGACCTCATCCTCCGCCGCGCGGCGGAGTTCTTCGAGCGGCACGCGAAGGCGGCGCGGGGCGGCTGA
- a CDS encoding 3-hydroxyacyl-CoA dehydrogenase: MQLENRTFLVTGGGSGLGAATARLFAEGGASVVLADVNEEAGKETASEIGERARFVRTDVTDGDSVQGAVDAAVESFGGLHGLVNCAGIGPAKKVLGRKGVHPLEDFVRAVQINLVGTFNAIRLAAAAMAGNEPTEGGERGVIVNTASVAAFDGQIGQAAYSASKGGVVAMTLPVARELAEHGIRVVTIAPGIFDTPMLAALPEAARESLGRQVPFPPRLGRPGEYAALARHIVENEMLNGEVIRLDGALRMAPR; this comes from the coding sequence TTGCAGCTGGAGAACAGGACGTTTCTCGTCACCGGTGGGGGCTCGGGCCTCGGGGCGGCGACCGCCCGCCTGTTCGCGGAGGGTGGGGCGAGCGTGGTGCTCGCCGACGTGAACGAGGAGGCCGGCAAGGAGACGGCCTCGGAGATAGGGGAGAGGGCGCGCTTCGTCCGCACCGACGTCACCGACGGGGACAGCGTGCAGGGGGCGGTGGACGCGGCCGTGGAGAGCTTCGGCGGGCTGCACGGCCTCGTCAACTGCGCCGGGATAGGTCCGGCGAAGAAGGTGCTCGGCAGGAAGGGCGTACACCCGCTCGAGGACTTCGTGCGCGCCGTGCAGATAAACCTCGTCGGGACGTTCAACGCGATCCGGCTCGCGGCGGCCGCCATGGCCGGGAACGAGCCGACGGAGGGTGGCGAGCGGGGCGTGATCGTTAACACCGCCAGCGTCGCCGCCTTCGACGGTCAGATCGGGCAGGCCGCCTACTCGGCCTCAAAGGGCGGCGTCGTCGCCATGACACTGCCCGTCGCGCGCGAGCTGGCCGAGCACGGCATAAGGGTCGTCACCATCGCCCCCGGGATCTTCGACACCCCGATGCTCGCCGCCCTCCCGGAGGCGGCGCGTGAGTCTTTGGGCAGGCAGGTGCCGTTCCCGCCACGCCTCGGCAGACCCGGGGAGTACGCGGCGCTCGCGCGGCACATCGTCGAGAACGAGATGCTCAACGGCGAGGTCATACGCCTCGACGGCGCTCTGCGGATGGCGCCGCGTTAG
- a CDS encoding thiolase family protein, whose product MRFRDACIPAGFLWSSPFARWQGPLAEVSGLELAVRVTGRALEERGFDPGETGSLVFGWTVPQKEIFYGAPTLAARLGAPAVTGPMISQACATSVACLAAAAASAGPEPTLVVTADRTSNGPTLLYPNPSGMGGAPEVEHWVLDAFARDPWAGESMVATAEAVAAEEGITREELDEVTLLRYEQYREALAGDRAFQRRYMVPVEVPRPRGKPLLLEEDHGVYPTTREGLAKLKPVTGGGVVTFGSQTHPADGAAGALVTTGKRARELGGGEGVVRLLAVGFARVERARMPKAPVPAALAALEAAGLSMDGVDAIKTHNPFAVNDVHLSRKLGFPQDKMNNYGSSLVYGHPQGPTGLRLVAELVEELRLRGGGVGLFTGCAAGDSGAALVLRVED is encoded by the coding sequence ATGAGGTTCCGGGACGCCTGCATCCCCGCAGGTTTCCTCTGGTCCTCGCCCTTCGCCCGCTGGCAGGGGCCGCTCGCCGAGGTGAGCGGCCTGGAGCTCGCCGTCCGGGTCACCGGGCGGGCGCTCGAGGAGCGGGGATTCGACCCCGGGGAGACGGGCTCTCTCGTCTTCGGATGGACCGTCCCCCAGAAGGAGATCTTCTACGGCGCCCCCACCCTCGCCGCCCGCCTCGGGGCCCCGGCGGTGACCGGACCGATGATCTCGCAGGCCTGCGCCACCTCGGTGGCCTGTCTCGCCGCGGCCGCCGCCTCCGCGGGCCCCGAGCCCACCCTCGTCGTCACCGCCGACCGCACCTCCAACGGCCCCACCCTCCTCTACCCCAATCCCTCCGGCATGGGCGGTGCTCCGGAGGTGGAACACTGGGTGCTCGACGCCTTCGCCCGCGACCCCTGGGCCGGAGAGTCCATGGTCGCCACCGCCGAGGCCGTGGCCGCGGAGGAGGGGATCACCCGCGAGGAGCTCGACGAGGTGACCCTGCTGCGCTACGAGCAGTACCGGGAGGCCCTCGCGGGCGACCGCGCCTTCCAGAGGCGCTACATGGTCCCGGTGGAGGTACCGCGCCCCCGCGGAAAGCCGCTTCTGCTAGAGGAGGACCACGGCGTCTACCCGACCACCCGTGAAGGGCTCGCGAAGCTCAAGCCGGTTACCGGGGGCGGGGTCGTGACCTTCGGGAGCCAGACCCACCCCGCCGACGGGGCTGCGGGGGCGCTGGTCACCACGGGGAAGCGGGCGCGCGAGCTCGGCGGGGGAGAGGGGGTGGTGAGGCTGCTCGCCGTCGGCTTCGCGCGGGTCGAGAGGGCCCGGATGCCCAAGGCACCCGTCCCCGCGGCCCTGGCCGCGCTGGAGGCGGCCGGGCTCTCGATGGACGGCGTGGACGCGATAAAGACCCACAACCCCTTCGCCGTCAACGACGTCCACCTCTCCCGGAAGCTAGGCTTCCCGCAGGATAAGATGAACAACTACGGCTCCAGCCTCGTCTACGGGCATCCGCAGGGGCCGACGGGGCTGCGCCTCGTCGCCGAGCTCGTCGAGGAGCTCAGGCTGCGGGGCGGAGGCGTGGGGCTCTTCACCGGCTGCGCCGCCGGGGACAGTGGGGCCGCGCTGGTCTTGCGCGTCGAGGACTGA